CGAATAAAAGTGTCCAGTGAGTGTCCATAGTAGCTTGAAAATATGGGGAAGGTACATCCCATAAGATATATAAAGTCCATTTATAAGTAGATATAAACAAATAGTTTTACTTTATTGCGTGGTCCCATGAGCTCACTGCTCCACAAGAGTTTAGACGTAGTTCACATTGGCAGAATACTTTTTCTGCCAGAATAGGCAAACCAGTGAGGTCCAGCTGTCGGTTCCTCTCCGGATTCAGGGCGGCATAAGGTGTTTATGCATTCTAAGTACCTTACACCGGCTCAGGGGGGCAGTAACATCGTCTCACCATATAGGATCATCGTCGGTACTGTAACCAAGTTCCGTCCACTTCCGACGCACCGATGTGTGTCGGTGTGTACTGTTCCTGGTAATCTTCCATCCGGCGTGGAAGGGGTGGAAGATTACCAGGAACAGTACACACCGGCACACATCGGTGCGTCGGAAGTGGACGGAACTTGGTTACAGTACCGACGATGATCCTATATGGTGAGACGATGTTACTGCCCCCCTGAGCCGGTGTAAGGTACTTAGAATGCATAAACACCTTATGCCGCCCTGAATCCGGAGAGGAACCGACAGCTGGACCTCACTGGTTTGCCTATTCTGGCAGAAAAAGTATTCTGCCAATGTGAACTACGTCTAAACTCTTGTGGAGCAGTGAGCTCATGGGACCACGCAATAAAGTAAAACTATTTGTTTATATCTACTTATAAATGGACTTTATATATCTTATGGGATGTACCTTCCCCATATTTTCAAGCTACTATGGACACTCACTGGACACTTTTATTCACATATATTGCGATCCTATGTGGGGATAAGGGGTTAATGTGCACTTGGCTCTACACAGCTGCTGAGCTTCTAATTGTTTTCTCACAACCAATGAAAGTTTTGTTGAATTTGTAAAACATCTATATAAAGTTGTAATTGTTTCACATTGTCACGCTTGAAAATGATGACGTGAggtcatcgaaacgtcgcgtttGCACACATGTTGTGAATTTAttgttttgatggaataaaccactttttgCACGTACCATTGGGAGTGCTGCAGACTATTTCACattgtatctatttatctatctatctatctatctatctatctatctatctcctatctatctcctatctatctatctatctatctatctatctatctatctatctatctatctatctatctatctatctcctatctatctatctatctatcttaactAAAATCGCATAAACGTAAGGCACCTACTGTTACACATATATAATCCCCAAATGGGTATCCATCAAAAGATGGTGCCTAAGCCGTGATGCTACCTCAACATAGCTAAACTAAACcaagaaaacacaaaattgagTATTGTAGCATAAATTTATTTCACAccatattaaaatataaaaagaatcTAACAAAAATGTGATCAACACTAAAAGCAAGgcggcaatcctggagagatatcaTGTGTAACAACCAAATGTAAGAACAATTCATGAAAAAGAACACTGAGACTGGACAACAAAGTGCTAAGTGCAAGATAGTAACGCTGGAACAATGTCCTAAGTATATAATACAAGTCCGTCCCACCCCATATCTGAACTGCATATATTACCAACAAGTCCCGGACGAAggacacgaaacgcgcgtcggggtggtggcgtcctggagagtgGTTTGATCCCTGTGACTTGTTGGTAATATATGCAGTTCAGATATGGGGTGGGACGGACTTGTATTATATACTTAGGACATTGTTCCAGCGTTGCTATCTTGCACTTAGCACTTTGTTGTCCAGTCTCAGTGTTCTTTTTCATGAATTGTTCTTACATTTGGTTGTTACACAtgatatctctccaggattgccgcCTTGCTTTTAGTGTTGATCACATTTTTGTTAgattctttttgtattttaatatggTGTGAAATAAATTTATGCTACAATActcaattttgtgttttcttggtttagtctatctatctatctatctatctatctatctatctatctatctatctcctatctatctatctatctatctatctatctcctatctatctatctatctatgtatctatctatctatctatctatctatctatctcctatctatctatctatctatctatctcctatctatctatctatctatctatctatctatctatctcctatctatctatctatctatctatctatctatctatctatctatctatctatctcctatctatctatctatctatctatctatctatctatctcctatctatctatctatctatctatctatctatctatctcctatctatctatctatctatctatctatctatctatctatttatctatctatctatcttctatctatctatctatctatctatctatctatctatctatctatctatctatctgtctcctatccatctattatGACACATTGTGTATATGAACAGCTCTTGTCTCCTCTCCCTATAGGTGCTATTgtcctcctctgtatatatgcTATAAACAGATGCTCCAGTATCTGGGATGAGCCGGAGGTAATACTGACAATGTGAAATGTTCTACAGTCTGTTATTTCCGTCCCTTATGATAGCATTCTGCTCTATATAACAGGACCTGGCGCTCTATGCATTATCCTGCCGTGTATGATTGGCGCTGTCCCTATAGCAGGAGAGGTGTGATAGAAGTGCTGGAGGGCAATGTGCCCGGACATGAGATAGTTCCCCGAACTCTAATAACAGATATTACCGAAATTTCCGAATGTCGTCTTGTTCCAAACTGCAAGCACAGGTTCACATTCTCCGACATGTCCAAGCACCTGCTATCGCGCTTTGTGCTCTATTACGACAAAGCCGTCTATAATTCAGTGTCTACTGTAAACGTAACATGAACAAGGCCaaattaagataaaaaaaatttagaACCTGTGCTTAAAGGTCCAACATTCCCAATACCTCATGAATGTGTTATATttgttgtgttaaaggggtattccactcacacatatcttttgatatgttgctgcccatggtgagactaacaattccttccatacttgttattatctattcagtctccttcccccagttctcagctgctgatttctgttgaagacacaaaaatctgtctgtgatcctttgtttctgtctccccctcctcccttctgagacagctgatgtaaacaagtctctggcaggctgtatctgcaacattgtagcttctctgtagtGTAATGTTCTATGTCTTTTAGGTATTTGATCCCCTGAGGTTTTCCCCAGAGAATTCATCCACCAGACACTCCCACGCCTTCTTACCCTTCTCTGCAGGAGGAAGGTAATGCAAGAAAAAAAGGAACCTGCTTGAAACAAAATTTACCATATGATTGATActaaacctttggctctccaagcatgatgggagttgtagttttgcaacagctgtagagccaggGTCCCTACCCCTTCCTTATAGAGTGCCTTACCCCTCTATATTCTCGCTCCTAGGAACTGCATTGGGCAGAACTTTGCAATGAATGAAATGAAGGTCGCGGTGGCTTTGACCCTACAGAAGTTTGAGTTACATCCTGACCCCGAGAAAGAACTGAAACCGCGCTCCCTCTTAGTCTTACGCTCCTCAAACGGGATACACCTCAACCTGAAGAGGATCGACTAAGACACGACGGAGAATATCTCATCTATATATCATCATTATTTATAATTCTACTTAATTTAAAGATTCTCGAGGATACAACCAATTTCTGTGCAACtttttccagttttccaggactggatccagcttttccagctcTACTCCTCAACAAGAGCTGCATAAAAATGGTTCGGTTTATATtaaatataatacaggaggtaaaacagcgcccccccagtgtcctcaggttgtgtgtggcattgcacTTCagtcctattcactttaatggaagtaAGTTGCAAaacccgcacccaaactgaggacaggaggggcgctgtttctggaagaaagcctgaCTCAGATTTCCCATCTCACTCCCCATGAAATCCAATTCATTTTGATTCCTTCCTCCATGTCTACACACCCGAATAGTATTGTATAGCAGTATCATACACTTCCAACATGTGATTGCAGCGTCAGTCTACAAGCAGGTGGGGTTATGCAAATCATCAGCCTAAGTGGGTGGGTTTATGCAAATCATCATACCAAGCACAACCTGTAGATATTTGTGGTGCTGATTCGGgggtttaaggggtactccagcgaaataaataaaaaaagttgtttttagatcaactggtgtcagaaagttctacagacTTTTAAATTACTTGaattaaaaaatgtccagtctttcagtacttatcaactgctgtatgttctgcaggaagtggtgtattctctccagtctgacacagtgctctctgctgccacctctgtccatgtcaggaactgtccagagcagcagcaaatccgcatagacaacctctcctgctctggacagttcctgacatggactggaAAGCATTTACCATGATAGTAAGTTTCCTCCCCAAGTGATTGTCGGCTTAAATTAGCCAATAgacatgcagggaaggggctgGGACATCCTGCTATGGCTGCTGGtcttgcagtgattggctggctgcatcaggtgacctgggtgtatatagagccTGGTCACCTGATGCTTGTCCCTATCTGTGTCTCTGTCATCCATCACAGGAGGAGTGTACAATTGTGGGGAGGCTCCAGCACTCTGTTAGACATATAAGATGAGATACGATGAAGGACACCGGCTCTGTATGGTGTCCTGCAGCACAGTCACCAcagataaggccctattacacgaaaacaTTACCAGCCAatatcggacgataatcgtcttgtgtaatagagaaCAACGTTCAGCTgatatgaatgatgtcggctgatcgttgtctgtcgttgtctttcaacacgtttgtcctccacatcatcacaccagcagggggcagtatgttctccacattatcacaccagcaaggggccgtctttccccacatcatcacaccagcaggaggcagtgtgtcctccccacatcatcacaccagcagggggcagtgtgtcctccccacatcattacaccatcagggggcagtgtgtcctccccacatcattacCGCAGGAGGCAGTGTATCCTCCACTTCATCAaactagcagggggcagtgtatcctccactTCATCATACTAGCAGGGGGCAGTGATCTTGAGCCTGTGTGCATGTTATTGCTTCTCCTAACAACTTGGCCTACTTTCTTAATCAGTCCAATCTTTCTATCTTCTATCCAGCTATCTATCTGTTATCGGCCACAATAAAAATCATAAATATATGGCAACAAATGTTATAGTGTGTTGTGTCACCGTCCTCTTGTGTTTCCCTTATTCACATTGTGAGctccagctctgctcctcctcctcctcctcctctgtgcagtGTCCTATGAACCCTCCTGGTCCTGGCAggctcttcttcctgtcacttgtGATACAATCCAGCCCTATGTAGCAGAGCCCAGGCTGTGTGCCGGTCATGTCTCCCCCTCTGTTCTTTGGGCTGCTCCCCCTTAGTGTGTGGGATCTGGGCTCCTGGGCCGCCTGGCTCTGCCTCCTGTTTGTGCTGGTAAAATCCTCTAAGCTCTATGTGAAGAGGAGGCGGCTGCTGAAGGCTTTCAGTGCATTCGATGGTCCCAAGCGTCACTGGCTGTATGGCAATGCTCACGAGGTAAGACGTACGCAATACACGGTGTTCTGCGCTGTCTGTGGGGTCACACGTGCAGCCGCCTTGCAGAAAATATTAGCACGTTATCAGCACTTCACTAATATATTGTACTAGATAGGCTTTCTTATCTAGTCCCCTGTATATCAATGCTCAGCCTATCTCCAGTAGGTCCAGGTATTGTGCCAGGTGTAGGACTGTTCATTGCTGTCAGGTATCAGGGTATCTATCCAATGCATTGATCTTATAGGATCAGCAATATCCAATATCCTGGGCACTAAAGGGGTCTTCTGCTTCAAAAACTCCTGGTTCATAAAAGGTGAACCCTTCCACTTTAAGCGATTTGCTAATACGATGGATCAGAGCCGGAAAGCTAAACCGTGATAAACCTGATATCAGCGCCAATTCTGGCTTTGTTCCTAGGTCTGTCGGGTCTCCGGGTTCTTGCCAAAAAGTCAAGgcaattaaaaatttaaaaaaacttttttattatggCTATTTTCTATTGAGGGTATTTTCTATAAATGTAGTGGATCCAACACCTCGATGCAGATAATTATTCATTTTGCCCTCTGGGGTGCTGCAACGAAAATGGACACTTGCTGTTTTATCCACCAACTGGGGCCGGACTGGCAGTCTGGTGGACCAGGCAGATGCTTGGTGGGCCGCCCAGATTGCCAGTtaatgggtcacatgacctgcagCACCAACATATTACTACTGACTAGTGTTGAATACACTTGcctaactgtttgggttcgggaattgttctccgaacctgaatggTCGcaatttgactcccggtggctggagaagttgggactcctggaaaacctggatacagccataggcttcatAGGCTCtatgcatgttttcctggcagccctagggcggcatccaacttaggcaggagtcaaatgctgaacgttcaggtttggaaaAGTTTCAgtaagttcgctcaacactacataGTTTTAGCAGCGGGATATTCTATGATCAGTTTATTTCCAAAGTTGGGGCACATGGAGGTGCACTGTGGCCCCATGGATTTCTATGGATGTAATACACCTCCGGGGatatggctgtatacacaagTCCGTACACTTCTGCTCAGATGACTTCGGGGTAGGTCACCTATGGTACCTTTGGCTCTGGAGTTTGAGCCCTCGGCTGATACCATGCCGCGTTTATGGCACCAATAAAATGTCTCCTCTTTTACCTACATAACTAATATGGTGTTTTTTCAGTTGTTATCTTGCTTCTTAGCTGGGTCTTAGTGACTTCTTTTTAGTTCTCCTTAAAGGGCCATTCCAGCTAAGAAGACCCCAATTCTTTGTACATGGCTGACTCAACCTATTCATATATCCAACCAGCTCtaaggtataaggtgtatgggcttGGCCATAGGTGGTCACCCTCCATGGGTGACCACCTCCTGACAGGGAGACAGAGAGGATCTTCGTCCTGGATCTGTCATGGAGGCTTCCACCAACCAATGCTGGCTGTTTGTGGAACAGTGGTGGCACAGTACAAAGCACAAGAGTATTGGCTGcccacttaaagggtttttccatgtGATATCACATCATCTAACACGCCGTATAATCCTCAGCTTTCTGTTGGACTAAACAAAGTGTCTCCAAATGTGGCCGTACACCTTCGATAACTGTTGGCCAATCgcaaaaagcagccatgttttttgtttttactctcTTGCAATCCCTTTAAGCCATCTTACCTTATTTGTTTATTATGAACCTgcctgtattttatttttagttccaTGGGGACGGGAAGGACATGGACATTATAGTCCGTTATGCTGAACAGTACCCGTACGCCTACCCACTCTGGCTGGGAAATTTCTTTGCATCGCTGACTATATGCCACCCCGATTATGCAAAGGCCGTCCTGTCCAGACAAGGTAAGAGCTGACCTTTTTTAACATGTAGGTCAATGGGTGTTGTATTATACTTTAGGTGATCTATAGTGGCAGATGCAAATAGTGGCCctggagagttaaaggggtattccactcaaatataacttttaatatgtttctgcccatggcgagactaacaatttcttccatacttgttattatctattcagtctccttctaccagttctgagctgctgctttctgctgaaaacacaaaaatctgtgtgtgagcttttctctctgtctctccctcctactctttcccttctgagacggctgatgtaatgCAAGTCCtggactggctgtatctgcaacattgtagcttcattgtaatgctgggaggattaataacaatgagttcattagcaacttgaccttattttaaccctctcagcattacaaagaagctacaatgttgcagataaagcctgctagggacttgtttatatcagccatctcagaagggaggggggaggggggaggagggggagacagagagaacagctcacacacacagttttctgtgtctttagcaaaaagcagcagctgagaactgggggaaggagactgaatagatactagcaagtataaaaggaattgttagtctcaccatgggcagaaacatatcaaaagttagagtggaatacccctttaagtctccagtCTCCAGTCTTTAAGTCTTGacagtctccatggttacagactgcaaacaaaccctgtgtaatCTGATTTTACAATAATGTAAAGGTGTATGACCGGAGGCTccgactacacagggtttgcttgtagtctgttaccatggagaaatAATTTTCTAATCAGCTATTTGCCtctgctgggacccccatcaCTTGTTAAAAGAAACCTTGTTGTAGACTTTGAATGCCCAGCGCAGTGTATTCAGGATTCCCCagtctagtgattggtgggggtcccagtgggtAGATGATACCTGCTTTGGCcgtaatatccctttaaagtttCCTAAAAATTCAGGTAATCTGTTATCAGAACATTCTCAACCTTTTATCTTCCCtaaatgtacaatatatatttttttttacagatccaaAGGATAATTTTGGCTACTACTTTATAACTCCGTGGATTGGTATGTTATAATGTACAATCTTCTACTATGTGTGGTTTGTGCATGATGTAACTGCATTGTATAAGATCATATTAAAGCgttactctggcgaaaatctctctctttcaaatcaactcgtttcagaaagttatatagatttttaatttacttctattcaaaaaaatctccagacttccagtacttatctgctactgcatgtcctgcaggaagttgtttaTTCTCTCtttatgctctctgctgccacctctgtccatgtcaggaactgtccagagcaggagaggttttctatggggatttgctgctgctctgaacagttcctgacatggacagaggtggaagcagagagcactgtgtcacactaaagagaatataccactttctgcaggatgtacagcagctgataagtactggaagacttgagatttttttttttcttaaatagaagtaaattacaaatctgtatagctttcttaaaccagttaaaGCTCATTGTTCCCATTTACGTCACCTAGGGAAGGGGTTACTGGTGCTGTCAGGACCGAAGTGGTTTCAGCACCGCCGGCTACTAACCCCAGGATTCCATTACGATGTCTTGAAGCCGTATGTCACACTGATGTCCGACTGCGTCAACGTCATGCTGGTAACTATAGAAACATATATGGAGTATTCCAGAAaagcacaaagggggagatttatcaaacatggtgtaaagtgaaactggctcagtcgcccctagcaaccaatcagattccacctttcattttccaaagagtctgtgaggaatgaaaggtggaatctgattggttgctaggggcaactgagccagtttaactttacaccatgtttgataaatctcccccattgagtataCAAGTCATTGTCCCATCTTCTCACTTCTTTAGGACAAATGGGAGAAACTGGTCCCAGATAAGAACCCAGTGGAGCTTTTCCATCACGTCAGCCTGATGACCCTGGACACCATCATGAAATGCGCCTTCAGCTACCGGAGTAATTGCCAGCTGGACAGGTCTGTTATTTATAAGGAACCGATCTGCCCAACCTAGGTCAGGCCTCATTCAATCCGGGTCAAATTCCCAGACGTGTCAAGGgggcctaatgctacgtttacacggagcgataattcgcccaatcgatcgtttaacgattttgaagcaacgatttgtttttttataacgatcagcgtttagatgaataaatcgttagaaaaatcgtaagaaaattcgtaagaaaaatcgttaatgagatcgtttttaagatcgcttaagcccatcttctacatagggtgaatctttgaaagactgtttacacgaaacgatctgtgaatttttagcgaacgaggaacgacgatttgagaaatttttcgctcatcgcttgattgtttgctgtgtttacatggaacgattattgctcaaatgcgatcgttatggcaaaaattcgaacgataatcgttccgtgtaaacgcagcataatgctgcgtttacacataacgattattggcccgatcgtacaattagcgatgtcggatttacgatttttttttataacgatcagcgtttagatggtacgatatatcgtacgaaaattcgcactgcgatcgttttgcgatcatttaagcctatctcacacattggttaaatcggcgaacgactgttcacacggaacgatttgcgaattttttgcgtacgatgaacgacgatttgatgacctgatgaaatatcaaaatgtacgatttatcgtgcgtcgttcgatcgttcgctgcgtttacacgtacgattatcgttcgaattcgaccgttatcgcgcaaatttgcacgataatcgttacgtgtaaacgcagcataatccaTTATAATTAGCCAAATTATCTGTTATATCTGGCTTTGGCCTTGGAAATAATCGATAATTGGCCGATATTGATCTTATGGGGCAAGAATTTATCCCTTCTAAAAAAGTACTTGGAAGATCTTGAGAGAATACTCAATTATACAAGCGTGCACTCACACTCGTCTTGTTTGTGCACTCACACTCGTCTTCTGTTTGTGCACTCACACTCGTCTTCTGTTTGTGCACTCATACTCATCTATCTTTTGTGCACTCACACTCGTCTTGTTTTTGCACTCATACTTGTCTTATGTTCGTGCACTCACACTCGTCTTCTGTTTGTGCACTCATACTCGTCCTGTTTATGCACTCACACTTGTCTTCTGTTTATGCACTCACTCTCGTCTTCTGTTTGTGCACTCACACTCGTCCTCTGTTTATGCACTCGCACTCGTCTATTGTTTGTGCACTCAAACTCGTCTTCTGTTTGTGCACTTAAACTCGTCTTCTGTTTGTGCACTCACACTCATCTTGTTTATGCACTCATACTCGTCTTCTGTTTATGCACTCACACTCATCTTGTGTTTGTGCACTCACACTCATCTTGTGTTTGTGCACTCACACTTGTCTTCTGTTTGTGCACTCACACTCATCTATTGTTTGTGCACTCACACTCATCTATTGTTTATGCACTCACACTCATCTTGTTTGTGCACTCACACTCGTCTTCTGTTCTGTCTCACAGTGAGAGCGCCTACATTAAAGCTGTCTATGACCTCTCCTATCTGGTAGACTACAGATTTTGCTGCCTTCCCTACCACAATGATGTGATTTTTCACCTGAGCCCCCATGGATTCCGCTTCCGGAGAGCGCTGAGGACGGCGCATGAACACACCGGTGAGTCTGATGACCTCTAATACTATAGATGGTTGTAATATAAAATACAAGACTACAAGAAGCCACCAATATACTGCTGACCGCCACTCTCCCAGGTCATTCGCTGGTGAATCTTTTCAGTATTTTATATTATATCTCCCTCAGATAAAGTCATTAAGGAGAGGAAACAATCCCTCAAGGAAGATACCGAGCTGGATAAGATCCAGAAGAAACGGCACTTAGACTTCCTCGATATCCTCCTCTTTGCCAAGGTAAGGTATGGTAAGAGGCATGAGAAACTTTGTACCTTGTCTATATGACATCATGTAATGACGCTGGCTCATCACTAGATGGCAGAATTGAGCTTCACCTATAACAGTTGCCTTTCTTGGTTGGTAACTGTGTACTCGGATGCCTccaggacttacagtagggcAGAACAGGATGAGCCCAAAGTTCAAAGATCTTATTCAGCCTGCAAAAAACAATGCAAGTGATACGGACTCCTCTAATCTATCCAAATCAAGTGTATCAAGGCTATGATGGTTGGTAAGGGACCCATAATCTggggcccaggtaactct
The nucleotide sequence above comes from Dendropsophus ebraccatus isolate aDenEbr1 chromosome 8, aDenEbr1.pat, whole genome shotgun sequence. Encoded proteins:
- the LOC138799860 gene encoding cytochrome P450 4B1-like, with translation MSPPLFFGLLPLSVWDLGSWAAWLCLLFVLVKSSKLYVKRRRLLKAFSAFDGPKRHWLYGNAHEFHGDGKDMDIIVRYAEQYPYAYPLWLGNFFASLTICHPDYAKAVLSRQDPKDNFGYYFITPWIGKGLLVLSGPKWFQHRRLLTPGFHYDVLKPYVTLMSDCVNVMLDKWEKLVPDKNPVELFHHVSLMTLDTIMKCAFSYRSNCQLDSESAYIKAVYDLSYLVDYRFCCLPYHNDVIFHLSPHGFRFRRALRTAHEHTDKVIKERKQSLKEDTELDKIQKKRHLDFLDILLFAKDENGQGLSDEDLRAEVDTFMFEGHDTTASGISWILYCLAKNSDHQEKCREEIREVLEERKVIEWEDLGKLPYTTMCIKESMRLYPPVPGVARELKEPITFCDGRSLPKGTDVLVSIYAINRCSSIWEDPEVFDPLRFSPENVSSRHSHAFLPFSAGGRNCIGQNFAMNEMKVATALTLLRFELHTVPGKEPLTLPQLVLRSLNGIYLNLKKIDGDKTKKN